From a region of the Triticum aestivum cultivar Chinese Spring chromosome 7D, IWGSC CS RefSeq v2.1, whole genome shotgun sequence genome:
- the LOC123165822 gene encoding AUGMIN subunit 1 yields the protein MDHTGEHLDPAASASASAPASVADVNAWLASLAAEGGGVGGRGGGAVVSELTLGPDPTPRGVSYLRALAAASQARSHAAGIAASGLRAQAAEYQAEAARLREALERAGLARDALPAPAASAARAVAAVANLLAIRDTEMSSFVVASADLWLRRAEVEEKRDKVHKESKALLDYTRKAITKLTELKRMLEKFKNDVEKQQVEQMADWQTKLVMMDSKERQYILQVSNYKAMLNRVGYTPEINHCVLMEMAEHKKDLERKTKPIADTLRSYQDLPPDKALAALAIEDKKRQYAAAEKYLEDVLQSALTTPGL from the exons ATGGATCACACCGGGGAGCACCTCGACCCCGCAGCCTCGGCGTCCGCGTCCGCGCCCGCATCCGTCGCCGATGTCAACGCGTGGCTGGCTTCCCTGGCAGCGGAGGGCGGCGGAGTGGGAGGGCGCGGCGGTGGGGCGGTGGTCTCCGAGCTAACGCTGGGGCCCGACCCCACGCCGCGCGGGGTATCCTATCTCCGCGCGCTCGCGGCGGCGTCGCAGGCGCGGTCCCACGCAGCCGGGATCGCTGCTTCGGGGCTGCGCGCGCAGGCCGCGGAGTATCAGGCGGAGGCAGCGCGCTTGCGGGAAGCGCTGGAGCGGGCCGGCCTTGCGCGGGACGCGCTCCCTGCGCCTGCTGCGTCGGCCGCGCGCGCCGTCGCCGCTGTCGCGAACCTCCTGGCCATCCGCGACACCGAGATGAGCAG CTTTGTGGTGGCCAGTGCAGATTTATGGCTGAGGAGAGCagaggtggaggagaagagggACAAAGTGCATAAAGAGTCAAAGGCACTTCTTGATTACACAAGGAAGGCCATCACCAAGCTTACTGAGCTCAAGAG GATGCTGGAGAAATTTAAAAATGATGTGGAGAAGCAACAAGTGGAGCAAATGGCAGACTGGCAGACAAAATTGGTCATGATGGACTCGAAGGAGCGGCAATATATCCTCCAAGTCTCAAATTACAAG GCAATGCTCAACAGAGTTGGATACACGCCAGAAATTAATCATTGTGTGTTGATGGAAATGGCGGAGCATAAGAAGGATCTTGAGAGGAAAACTAAACCCATTGCCGACACATTGCGTAGCTACCAGGATTTGCCTCCA GATAAAGCTCTCGCTGCGTTAGCTATAGAGGACAAAAAGAGGCAGTATGCAGCTGCAGAGAAGTACCTTGAAGATGTGTTGCAATCTGCTTTAACAACACCTGGTCTATGA